Proteins encoded within one genomic window of Brachybacterium sp. P6-10-X1:
- a CDS encoding twin-arginine translocase TatA/TatE family subunit has translation MGLGGWEFVILLVVFLVVVGPQRLPDLTRQLVQWVRQARRWVDDSRATVEDEMGIAMEDLRKYDPRQYDPRRIIREAWGDTDLEELLPDKESLSIATGAGAAGAAKKAAHGKKGGKGAQDAKGQGPKRAPFDPEAT, from the coding sequence ATGGGACTCGGCGGGTGGGAGTTCGTCATCCTGCTGGTCGTGTTCCTGGTGGTCGTCGGCCCGCAGCGCCTCCCGGATCTCACGCGGCAGCTCGTGCAGTGGGTGCGTCAGGCCCGACGCTGGGTCGACGACTCGCGGGCCACCGTCGAGGACGAGATGGGCATCGCGATGGAGGATCTGCGCAAGTACGATCCCCGCCAGTACGACCCCCGGCGCATCATCCGCGAGGCCTGGGGCGACACGGATCTCGAGGAGCTCCTGCCGGACAAGGAATCGCTGTCGATCGCCACCGGCGCGGGGGCCGCCGGCGCCGCGAAGAAGGCCGCGCACGGGAAGAAGGGCGGCAAGGGCGCACAGGACGCCAAGGGTCAGGGCCCGAAGCGGGCGCCCTTCGACCCCGAGGCCACCTGA
- a CDS encoding Mrp/NBP35 family ATP-binding protein gives MSTTERPEHTTDDRVARIHEALTAVIDPEIHKPITELGMVDEVSVDEDGTARVRVLLTIEGCPMRGRIERDTAEATATVPGLNRVEVETGSMTEQQRRALTAQLREGRREIPFNQPGSLTRVFAVSSGKGGVGKSTVTANLAAAMAADGLRVGVIDADIHGFSMPGMFGISDQPTKVSDLLMPPTAHGVAVMSIGMFVPEGQAVVWRGPKMHRAIEQFASDVYWGDLDVLLLDLPPGTGDVAISVAQLLPGAKMVVVTTPQQSAASVAERVGSLAASTEQEIAGVVENMAGLTLPDGSVMDVFGTGGGDRVAATLGEAVGHDVPVLGRVGLDPALREGSDQGTPLVTSDPDSPTTAALQGIARSLVNRPRGLGGMKLPLSVARS, from the coding sequence GTGAGCACGACAGAGCGCCCAGAGCACACCACCGATGACCGCGTCGCCCGGATCCACGAGGCCCTGACGGCGGTGATCGACCCCGAGATCCACAAACCGATCACCGAGCTGGGGATGGTCGACGAGGTGAGCGTCGACGAGGACGGCACCGCCCGGGTCAGGGTGCTGCTGACCATCGAGGGCTGCCCGATGCGGGGTCGCATCGAGCGCGACACCGCCGAGGCGACCGCGACCGTGCCGGGGCTGAACCGGGTCGAGGTCGAGACGGGGTCCATGACCGAACAGCAGCGGCGCGCGCTGACCGCGCAGCTGCGCGAGGGACGCCGCGAGATCCCCTTCAACCAGCCCGGCTCGCTGACCCGAGTCTTCGCCGTCTCCTCCGGCAAGGGCGGGGTCGGCAAGTCCACGGTGACCGCGAATCTGGCGGCGGCGATGGCGGCGGACGGCCTGCGGGTGGGCGTCATCGACGCCGACATCCACGGCTTCTCGATGCCCGGTATGTTCGGCATCTCCGATCAGCCCACCAAGGTCTCCGACCTGCTGATGCCGCCGACGGCCCATGGCGTGGCGGTGATGAGCATCGGCATGTTCGTGCCCGAGGGGCAGGCCGTGGTGTGGCGCGGGCCCAAGATGCACCGGGCGATCGAGCAGTTCGCCTCCGACGTGTACTGGGGCGACCTCGACGTGCTGCTGCTGGACCTGCCACCGGGCACCGGGGACGTCGCGATCTCGGTCGCCCAACTGCTGCCGGGCGCGAAGATGGTCGTGGTGACGACGCCGCAGCAGTCGGCGGCCTCGGTCGCCGAGCGGGTCGGCTCGCTCGCCGCCTCGACCGAGCAGGAGATCGCCGGGGTGGTCGAGAACATGGCGGGGCTGACCCTGCCGGACGGCTCCGTGATGGACGTCTTCGGCACCGGGGGCGGTGACCGGGTGGCCGCGACCCTCGGCGAGGCCGTGGGCCACGACGTGCCGGTGCTGGGCCGGGTCGGCCTGGACCCGGCGCTGCGCGAGGGTTCCGATCAGGGGACGCCACTGGTCACCTCGGATCCGGACTCGCCGACCACGGCGGCGCTGCAGGGCATCGCCCGCTCGCTGGTGAACCGGCCGCGCGGCCTCGGGGGCATGAAGCTGCCGCTGAGCGTGGCGCGGAGCTGA
- a CDS encoding DUF1003 domain-containing protein gives MAEHRPPPLDDPAPRRRALLRNPLRGDAFGRGAEGFARMMGTPAFLVGMTLFCAIWLTWNSLAPVSAQFDPRALNFTLLTLILSLQASYAAPLLLLAQNRQDDRDRVQAEQDRQSNDRNHATTDFITREIASLRLALNDVATRDFVRGELRDLLEDLETTDETSAERAGTAPVDAADLRTILREEIEAVLTERERAGAPDRPKEQNAP, from the coding sequence ATGGCCGAGCACCGTCCGCCGCCGCTCGACGACCCCGCGCCCCGGCGCCGCGCCCTGCTGCGCAACCCGCTGCGCGGCGACGCCTTCGGCCGCGGCGCCGAGGGCTTCGCCCGCATGATGGGTACCCCGGCCTTCCTGGTCGGGATGACCCTGTTCTGCGCGATCTGGCTGACCTGGAACTCGCTCGCTCCGGTCTCGGCACAGTTCGACCCGCGCGCGCTGAACTTCACCCTGCTGACGCTGATCCTGTCGCTGCAGGCCTCCTACGCGGCTCCCCTGCTGCTGCTCGCCCAGAACCGGCAGGACGACCGCGACCGCGTCCAGGCCGAGCAGGACCGCCAATCCAACGACCGCAACCATGCCACCACGGACTTCATCACCCGCGAGATCGCCTCGCTGCGCCTGGCGCTGAACGACGTCGCCACCCGCGACTTCGTGCGCGGCGAGCTGCGCGATCTGCTCGAGGACCTCGAGACCACCGATGAGACGTCCGCCGAGCGCGCCGGGACCGCCCCGGTCGACGCCGCCGACCTGCGCACCATCCTGCGCGAGGAGATCGAGGCGGTGCTGACCGAGCGGGAGCGCGCCGGCGCCCCCGACCGCCCGAAGGAGCAGAACGCACCGTGA
- a CDS encoding magnesium transporter MgtE N-terminal domain-containing protein translates to MSSSAQPRFYPARLTGTTVFDPLGDVVATVRDVVVVPQAREPARAVGLVVEVAAKRRVFLPVTRVTAISPGQVISTGVLNVRRFEKRTGELLVIGDLLDRAVTLSDGSGEATVLDIALDQDRHKDWTISRLHLRRRRRGGPLGRLVSRGETITVPEAEVDGLYGTQEEQSAHLLAASYQDLNPADLGEIIQELDSKRRIELAGELADDRLADVLGELPEDVRVEVVTGLDSARAADVLDVMDPDDAADIVGELPEQVAAQLLDLMAPEEAEDVRRLLAYDEYTAGGMMTTEPLVVAPETPVAHCLAMISREALHAALASTVHVCRSPLETPTGRLLGIVHFQQLLRERPDRPVGEILDADKVAVPPTAPLSGVTREMATYNLVSIPVIDEDGRLLGAVTVDDVLDHMLPDDWREQDEPVPTTGQIDLSQIARATARDDAKEG, encoded by the coding sequence GTGAGCTCCTCCGCACAGCCGCGCTTCTACCCCGCGCGCCTGACCGGCACCACGGTCTTCGACCCGCTCGGGGACGTGGTGGCGACGGTGCGCGACGTCGTGGTGGTGCCGCAGGCGCGGGAGCCGGCGCGTGCCGTGGGCCTGGTGGTGGAGGTGGCGGCCAAGCGCCGCGTGTTCCTTCCCGTCACCCGGGTCACCGCGATCTCCCCGGGCCAGGTGATCTCCACCGGCGTGCTCAACGTGCGCCGCTTCGAGAAGCGCACCGGGGAGCTGCTGGTGATCGGCGATCTGCTGGACCGGGCGGTCACCCTCTCCGACGGCTCCGGCGAGGCGACGGTGCTGGACATCGCCCTGGACCAGGACCGGCACAAGGACTGGACGATCTCCCGTCTGCACCTGCGCCGTCGCCGCCGCGGCGGCCCCCTCGGCCGCCTGGTCTCGCGCGGGGAGACGATCACGGTCCCCGAGGCGGAGGTCGACGGGCTGTACGGCACGCAGGAGGAGCAGTCCGCGCACCTGCTGGCCGCTTCCTACCAGGACCTCAATCCCGCCGATCTCGGCGAGATCATCCAGGAGCTGGACTCCAAGCGGCGGATCGAGCTGGCCGGGGAACTGGCCGATGACCGTCTGGCCGACGTCCTCGGCGAGCTGCCGGAGGACGTCCGGGTCGAGGTCGTCACCGGCCTGGACTCCGCCCGCGCGGCGGACGTGCTCGACGTCATGGACCCCGACGACGCCGCCGACATCGTCGGCGAGCTGCCCGAGCAGGTCGCCGCTCAGCTGCTGGATCTGATGGCCCCGGAGGAGGCGGAGGACGTCCGCCGCCTGCTCGCCTACGACGAGTACACCGCCGGCGGCATGATGACCACGGAGCCGCTGGTCGTCGCCCCGGAGACCCCCGTGGCGCACTGCCTGGCGATGATCAGCCGGGAGGCGCTGCACGCGGCGCTCGCCTCGACGGTGCACGTGTGCCGCTCCCCGTTGGAGACCCCGACCGGTCGTCTGCTGGGCATCGTCCACTTCCAGCAGCTGCTGCGGGAGCGCCCGGACCGTCCCGTCGGCGAGATCCTCGACGCGGACAAGGTCGCCGTGCCGCCGACGGCCCCGCTGTCCGGCGTGACCCGGGAGATGGCCACCTACAACCTGGTCTCGATCCCGGTGATCGACGAGGACGGGCGCCTGCTGGGCGCGGTCACGGTCGACGACGTGCTGGACCACATGCTGCCCGACGACTGGCGCGAGCAGGACGAGCCGGTGCCGACCACCGGCCAGATCGACCTCTCGCAGATCGCCCGGGCCACCGCCCGTGACGACGCGAAGGAGGGCTGA
- a CDS encoding aminopeptidase P family protein, whose protein sequence is MSTENTDTSPKDLSKDLASRGDSRSQRPTNAAFREFIASGWDETVPDAERRAAADVTPARRDALVRTLGATRLVLPAGVLKVRSNDTDYPFRPDTAFAYYAGLGTDEEPDSVLVVEPSAEDPGRSEAVYFFRPRAGFDTAEFYADARYGEMWVGRRPTVAEASQRLGIEVRHIDELRDHLAKDVGAQLSLAIMPGVDAAVEAMVDEIRTQNGLPGGDEAAAAHAALKEAASEQRLVKDGYEIAQMREAVAATIRGFEDVIGHLPAAVDHPRGERIIEGVFAATARADGNGVGYDTIAAAGDHACTLHWIRNDGPVRADELVLVDAGVEVDSLYTADVTRTLPVSGTFSPVQRRVYSAVLEAADAAFAVARPGLRFRELHAAAMEVLAGHLEQWGLLPGTAAESLAPEGQWHRRWMPHGTSHHLGMDVHDCAQARREMYLDAELEPGMVFTIEPGLYFKENDLLVPEELRGIGVRIEDDVLVTADGVENLSAAAPRRPEDVEAWMAGLRR, encoded by the coding sequence GTGAGCACCGAGAACACCGACACCAGCCCCAAGGACCTCAGCAAGGACCTCGCCTCCCGCGGGGATTCGCGCAGCCAGCGCCCCACGAATGCGGCGTTCCGCGAGTTCATCGCCTCGGGCTGGGACGAGACCGTTCCGGACGCCGAGCGCCGCGCGGCCGCGGACGTCACGCCGGCCCGTCGAGACGCGCTGGTGCGCACGCTCGGGGCGACGCGGCTGGTGCTGCCGGCCGGGGTGCTGAAGGTCCGTTCCAACGACACGGACTATCCCTTCCGCCCGGACACGGCCTTCGCGTACTACGCGGGGCTGGGCACCGACGAGGAGCCCGACAGCGTGCTGGTCGTCGAGCCCTCGGCGGAGGATCCCGGACGGTCGGAGGCGGTCTACTTCTTCCGTCCCCGCGCCGGCTTCGACACCGCCGAGTTCTACGCCGACGCCCGCTACGGCGAGATGTGGGTGGGCCGCCGCCCGACCGTGGCCGAGGCCTCACAGCGCCTGGGCATCGAGGTGCGCCACATCGATGAGCTGCGCGACCATCTCGCCAAGGACGTCGGGGCGCAGCTGTCGCTGGCGATCATGCCGGGCGTGGACGCCGCCGTGGAGGCGATGGTCGACGAGATCCGCACCCAGAACGGCCTGCCGGGCGGGGACGAGGCCGCCGCGGCCCACGCCGCGCTGAAGGAGGCCGCCAGCGAGCAGCGGCTGGTCAAGGACGGCTACGAGATCGCTCAGATGCGGGAGGCGGTCGCCGCGACGATCCGCGGCTTCGAGGACGTCATCGGCCATCTGCCCGCGGCGGTCGACCATCCCCGCGGCGAGCGGATCATCGAGGGCGTCTTCGCGGCCACCGCACGAGCGGACGGCAACGGCGTCGGCTACGACACGATCGCCGCCGCCGGCGACCACGCCTGCACGCTGCACTGGATCCGCAACGACGGGCCCGTCCGCGCCGACGAACTGGTGCTGGTCGACGCCGGCGTCGAGGTCGACTCGCTGTACACCGCCGACGTCACCCGCACCCTGCCGGTCTCGGGCACCTTCTCCCCCGTCCAGCGCCGGGTCTACTCCGCCGTGCTGGAGGCGGCCGACGCGGCCTTCGCCGTGGCCCGTCCCGGGCTGCGCTTCCGCGAGCTGCACGCCGCGGCGATGGAGGTCCTCGCCGGCCACCTGGAGCAGTGGGGACTGCTGCCCGGCACCGCCGCGGAGTCCCTCGCCCCCGAGGGACAGTGGCACCGCCGCTGGATGCCGCACGGCACCAGCCATCACCTGGGCATGGACGTGCACGATTGCGCGCAGGCGCGCCGCGAGATGTATCTCGACGCGGAGCTGGAGCCCGGGATGGTCTTCACCATCGAGCCCGGTCTGTATTTCAAGGAGAACGATCTGCTGGTGCCCGAGGAGCTGCGCGGGATCGGCGTGCGCATCGAGGACGACGTCCTGGTGACCGCCGACGGCGTGGAGAACCTCTCGGCCGCCGCGCCCCGCCGCCCCGAGGACGTCGAGGCCTGGATGGCGGGCCTGCGGCGGTGA
- a CDS encoding PHP domain-containing protein — protein MSERIDLHTHSSWSDGTCGVDELLHRARRAQLDVLALTDHDTIAGWAELPRAVAATGVAVVPGIEVSAEHESLSVHVLALLVESDADSELAREMARARRSRIDRARSMVELIAADHPITWEDVRAKAAGETTVIGRPHIADALVARGAIPDRSAAFEEILSPSGPYYVPYYAPGPVQAVRAIREAGGVAIVAHPGSVTRDADLPVDLLEEMVGAGLAGIEVDHREHDETERARLRDFATTHDLLITGGSDYHGAGKPNRLGENLTQPDVLAAITHRATSSTEVIHP, from the coding sequence ATGAGTGAGCGCATCGACCTGCACACCCATTCGTCGTGGTCGGACGGCACGTGCGGTGTCGACGAGCTGCTGCACCGTGCCCGGCGGGCGCAGCTGGACGTGCTGGCCCTGACCGATCACGACACGATCGCCGGCTGGGCGGAGCTGCCGCGGGCCGTCGCCGCGACCGGGGTCGCCGTGGTGCCCGGCATCGAGGTCTCCGCCGAGCACGAGAGCCTCAGCGTCCACGTGCTCGCCCTGCTGGTGGAGTCCGACGCGGACTCCGAGCTGGCCCGGGAGATGGCGCGGGCCCGCCGCTCCCGGATCGACCGGGCGCGTTCCATGGTCGAGCTGATCGCGGCCGACCATCCGATCACCTGGGAGGACGTGCGCGCCAAGGCCGCCGGGGAGACGACCGTGATCGGGCGCCCGCACATCGCCGACGCCCTCGTCGCCCGCGGGGCCATCCCGGATCGTTCGGCGGCGTTCGAGGAGATCCTGAGTCCTTCGGGCCCGTACTACGTGCCCTACTACGCGCCGGGCCCGGTGCAGGCCGTGCGCGCGATCCGCGAGGCCGGCGGGGTGGCGATCGTGGCGCATCCCGGATCGGTCACCCGGGACGCGGACCTGCCCGTGGACCTGCTCGAGGAGATGGTGGGCGCGGGGCTGGCCGGGATCGAGGTCGATCATCGCGAGCACGACGAGACCGAGCGCGCCCGGCTGCGGGACTTCGCCACCACCCATGATCTGCTGATCACGGGCGGCAGCGACTACCATGGCGCGGGCAAACCCAACCGGCTCGGGGAGAACCTCACGCAGCCGGACGTCCTGGCCGCGATCACCCACCGCGCCACGAGCAGCACCGAGGTCATCCATCCGTGA
- a CDS encoding MarC family protein: MNLVDFSFLTGVFVTLFVIIDPPGTVPIFLSLTSTFTAKQRSRAALVAVGVAVLIISVFALFGQFILEYMHISLPALQFSGGLLLLIVALQLLAGKEDEMGASEGVNVALVPLGTPLLGGPGAIVAVMLFVQQTGGEAARIGSLVLAMGLLAVTMYLAMRFAGVIARVLGDGGVTLVTRISGVLLAAISTQMIFDAVRAFLTEWGIVAG, from the coding sequence GTGAACCTGGTCGACTTCAGCTTCCTCACGGGAGTGTTCGTCACCCTCTTCGTCATCATCGACCCTCCGGGCACCGTCCCCATCTTCCTCTCGCTGACCAGCACCTTCACCGCGAAGCAGCGGTCACGGGCAGCACTGGTCGCGGTCGGTGTCGCGGTGCTGATCATCTCCGTGTTCGCCCTGTTCGGGCAGTTCATCCTCGAGTACATGCACATCTCGCTGCCGGCGCTGCAGTTCTCCGGGGGTCTGCTGCTGCTGATCGTCGCCCTCCAGCTGCTGGCCGGCAAGGAGGACGAGATGGGAGCGAGCGAGGGCGTCAACGTGGCCCTGGTGCCGCTGGGCACCCCGCTGCTGGGCGGTCCGGGCGCGATCGTGGCCGTGATGCTCTTCGTGCAGCAGACCGGCGGGGAGGCCGCCCGCATCGGTTCCCTGGTCCTGGCCATGGGCCTGCTCGCGGTGACCATGTATCTCGCCATGCGCTTCGCGGGCGTCATCGCCCGGGTGCTCGGCGACGGCGGGGTCACCCTGGTCACCCGCATCTCCGGCGTCCTGCTGGCGGCGATCAGCACCCAGATGATCTTCGACGCCGTGCGGGCCTTCCTCACCGAGTGGGGGATCGTGGCCGGATGA
- a CDS encoding DEAD/DEAH box helicase, with the protein MPETIPHTEEAASASPAVEQSSGTPEQTFADFDVREDIVEALASKGIIHPFPIQSMTLPIALRGRDIIGQAKTGTGKTLGFGIPLLQAAVAPGEDNPDGRPIGTPQALVVLPTRELAVQVATDLQTASAKRPVRILTVYGGRAYEPQIEALEKGVEVVVGTPGRLIDLMRQKYLDLSQVRTAVLDEADEMLDLGFLEDIEKLLQAVPTTRQTMLFSATMPGPIMALARRFMSRPTHIRAHDPNDGARTKADIKQVVYRAHQLDKIEVMARVLQARGRGLTIIFMRTKRQADRVAGDLADRGFAAAPLHGDLGQGAREQALRAFRNGKIDVLVATDVAARGIDVTDVTHVVNWNCPDDDKTYLHRTGRTGRAGKKGTAVTFVDWEDLARWGLIARQLGLESAEAVETYSTSEHLFTELDIPAGSKGTLPKDKRTRDGLDAERIEDLGGPDHAGRGAREDGRGGRGGRSGGRDGGRGDARRERPQRGEGDAERPRRQRSRSRTRRVHGEVVSEETTSGASSEGSSSPRRRRSRGGRGRGGRSGGGQEG; encoded by the coding sequence GTGCCTGAAACCATCCCGCACACCGAGGAGGCCGCGTCGGCCTCCCCCGCCGTCGAGCAGAGCTCCGGCACCCCCGAGCAGACCTTCGCCGATTTCGACGTCCGTGAGGACATCGTCGAGGCGCTCGCGTCCAAGGGGATCATCCATCCGTTCCCGATCCAGTCGATGACCCTGCCGATCGCCCTGCGCGGCCGCGACATCATCGGCCAGGCCAAGACCGGCACGGGCAAGACCCTCGGCTTCGGCATCCCGCTGCTGCAGGCGGCCGTCGCCCCCGGGGAGGACAACCCCGACGGCCGTCCGATCGGCACGCCGCAGGCACTCGTGGTCCTGCCCACCCGCGAGCTCGCCGTGCAGGTCGCCACGGACCTCCAGACGGCCTCGGCGAAGCGCCCCGTGCGCATCCTGACCGTCTACGGCGGCCGCGCCTACGAACCGCAGATCGAGGCCCTCGAGAAGGGTGTCGAGGTGGTCGTGGGCACCCCCGGGCGCTTGATCGACCTCATGCGCCAGAAGTACCTGGACCTGTCCCAGGTGCGCACCGCGGTGCTCGACGAGGCCGACGAGATGCTCGACCTCGGCTTCCTCGAGGACATCGAGAAGCTGCTGCAGGCGGTGCCGACCACGCGCCAGACCATGCTGTTCTCCGCGACGATGCCCGGACCGATCATGGCCCTGGCCCGTCGTTTCATGAGCCGGCCCACCCATATCCGGGCGCACGACCCGAACGACGGCGCACGCACCAAGGCCGACATCAAGCAGGTCGTCTACCGTGCCCACCAGCTCGACAAGATCGAGGTCATGGCCCGGGTGCTCCAGGCCCGCGGGCGCGGGCTGACGATCATCTTCATGCGCACCAAGCGCCAGGCGGACCGGGTGGCGGGCGACCTCGCCGACCGCGGCTTCGCCGCCGCCCCGCTGCACGGGGACCTCGGTCAGGGTGCCCGCGAGCAGGCGCTGCGCGCCTTCCGCAACGGCAAGATCGACGTGCTCGTGGCCACCGACGTCGCCGCCCGCGGCATCGACGTGACCGATGTCACCCACGTGGTGAACTGGAACTGCCCGGACGACGACAAGACGTACCTGCACCGCACGGGTCGCACCGGCCGCGCCGGCAAGAAGGGCACCGCGGTGACCTTCGTCGACTGGGAGGACCTGGCCCGCTGGGGGCTCATCGCCCGACAGCTGGGACTGGAGTCCGCCGAAGCCGTGGAGACCTACTCCACCTCGGAGCACCTCTTCACCGAGCTCGACATCCCCGCCGGGTCCAAGGGCACGCTGCCGAAGGACAAGCGCACCCGCGATGGTCTCGACGCGGAGAGGATCGAGGACCTCGGCGGCCCCGACCATGCCGGTCGGGGCGCTCGTGAGGACGGCCGCGGCGGGCGAGGCGGGCGCAGCGGCGGCCGCGACGGCGGCCGCGGCGACGCGCGTCGCGAGCGCCCCCAGCGCGGCGAGGGCGATGCCGAGCGTCCGCGCCGTCAGCGCAGCCGGTCCCGCACCCGGCGGGTGCACGGCGAAGTGGTCAGCGAGGAGACGACGAGCGGAGCCTCCTCCGAGGGATCCTCCTCGCCGCGTCGCCGCCGCTCCCGAGGGGGTCGCGGCCGCGGCGGCCGCTCCGGCGGCGGCCAGGAGGGCTGA